In Paenibacillus sp. FSL M7-0420, a single genomic region encodes these proteins:
- a CDS encoding DMT family transporter: MRTNKPPVPVPLLMVIGIVAISFSSIFIKWSSAPVSVQGMYRLLFTSLLMLPFARPYSGALFQLRRRDWLLLGVSGVMLALHFLLWMGSLNYTSVASSTMIMALEPLFIMLGAYILYKERNSVFAILGMAIAIFGVTFIGWGDIGLSAENLKGDMLSVGGTVAVAAHMLLGQKLVARMPSYLYSLIVFIAAAAVFAVYNLVTGTPFFDYPAREWGIFVLLAVIPTVFGHILFNWLLQYTSATTVSMNILGEPVGASILAFLLLGEQLSGLQWAGGVLVMAGLGVYLYAGRRKAMKLRQSLPNAS; encoded by the coding sequence ATGCGTACCAATAAACCGCCCGTTCCCGTGCCTCTCCTGATGGTAATCGGAATTGTGGCCATATCCTTCTCTTCCATCTTCATTAAATGGTCCTCCGCGCCTGTATCGGTCCAAGGGATGTACCGGCTGCTGTTCACTTCGCTGCTGATGCTGCCGTTCGCCCGTCCCTATAGCGGAGCACTCTTTCAGCTGCGGCGGAGGGACTGGCTGCTGCTGGGAGTGTCCGGTGTCATGCTTGCCCTGCATTTTCTGCTGTGGATGGGTTCGCTGAATTATACCTCGGTAGCCAGCTCGACGATGATTATGGCGCTGGAGCCGTTATTCATTATGCTCGGTGCGTACATACTGTATAAAGAGCGTAATTCGGTCTTTGCTATCCTGGGGATGGCGATTGCCATCTTCGGCGTTACTTTTATCGGCTGGGGAGACATTGGCTTGTCTGCTGAGAATCTGAAGGGCGATATGCTGTCGGTTGGCGGAACCGTAGCGGTAGCCGCACATATGCTGCTTGGACAAAAGCTGGTGGCGCGTATGCCGTCCTATTTGTACAGCCTGATTGTATTTATCGCTGCGGCCGCCGTATTTGCCGTCTACAATCTCGTGACCGGCACACCGTTCTTCGATTATCCGGCCCGCGAATGGGGCATCTTCGTCCTGCTGGCGGTGATACCTACCGTCTTCGGCCATATCCTGTTCAACTGGCTGCTGCAATATACATCGGCGACTACCGTCTCCATGAATATCCTGGGAGAACCTGTTGGCGCAAGTATTCTCGCATTCCTGCTGCTGGGTGAGCAGCTTAGCGGTCTGCAGTGGGCGGGCGGCGTGCTGGTCATGGCCGGGCTGGGCGTCTATCTGTATGCCGGGCGCAGGAAAGCTATGAAGCTCCGGCAGTCTCTGCCGAACGCTTCATAG
- a CDS encoding class I SAM-dependent methyltransferase: MNEPNQNEPDGLNKEAAPTSEELWNEDTYAAWTRRFGTPAEAAEKLSKDPAGKLYPLNTYLGEVKGRRIMNLMGSNGMKAVALGLLGAEVTVADFSEANARYAGELAQEAGVQLEYIVSDVLELPEAHLNGSYDTVFAEMGIVHYFTDLAPFMATAYRLLAPGGTFVLRDFHPVTTKLISSKGSTAKVRKHKVSGDYFDTALEEKQVSYSKYMPSSGAASEADKPNVVYWRRWTLGELVTAAAASGLVIKELVEEPNLSSDVYDKGIPKTFTLVAVKR, encoded by the coding sequence ATGAATGAACCTAATCAGAATGAACCGGATGGTCTCAATAAGGAGGCGGCCCCTACCAGTGAGGAGCTGTGGAATGAGGATACCTATGCCGCCTGGACCCGCCGGTTCGGAACCCCTGCGGAGGCTGCGGAGAAGCTGTCGAAGGACCCTGCGGGGAAGCTGTATCCGCTGAACACCTATCTCGGTGAAGTGAAGGGCCGGAGGATCATGAATCTGATGGGCTCTAACGGCATGAAGGCGGTGGCACTGGGACTGCTGGGGGCTGAGGTGACTGTAGCGGATTTCTCTGAGGCCAATGCCCGTTATGCCGGAGAACTCGCGCAGGAGGCCGGGGTGCAGCTAGAATATATAGTGTCGGATGTCCTGGAGCTGCCTGAAGCGCATCTTAACGGCTCTTATGATACGGTTTTTGCCGAAATGGGGATTGTTCATTATTTTACGGATTTGGCTCCGTTCATGGCTACGGCCTACCGCTTGCTGGCACCGGGCGGGACGTTCGTGCTGCGGGATTTCCATCCGGTAACGACCAAGCTGATCTCCTCCAAGGGATCGACGGCCAAGGTGCGCAAGCATAAGGTGAGCGGGGATTATTTCGATACGGCGCTTGAAGAGAAGCAGGTGTCCTATTCCAAATACATGCCTTCTTCAGGAGCAGCATCGGAGGCGGACAAGCCGAATGTCGTCTACTGGCGGCGCTGGACGCTGGGCGAGCTGGTTACTGCTGCCGCAGCCAGCGGACTGGTGATTAAGGAGCTGGTGGAGGAGCCCAATCTGTCGTCGGATGTGTACGATAAGGGAATTCCCAAGACCTTCACCCTGGTTGCTGTCAAAAGATAA
- a CDS encoding helix-turn-helix transcriptional regulator, whose product MSRNEIKKDVSTRTRRAIIDLLKERGGMDVMTLSAHFSLSGMAIRQHLNALKEEGLVTNVEEARPMGRPTKLWILTPAANRFFPTGYSDLSISLINSMKEAFGNEGLDKLLDVRNKKMQAQYLQHLGDASDVREKLEKLAEIRTNEGYMAEVKTQEDGSHLFIEKHCPICEAAAVCTGLCKNELHLFKTVLGDDVHIERGEYILAGGRNCSYTVRQNKP is encoded by the coding sequence ATGAGCCGGAATGAAATCAAAAAGGATGTCTCCACCCGTACCCGAAGAGCGATCATTGATCTGTTAAAGGAGCGTGGGGGCATGGATGTTATGACCCTCTCCGCTCATTTTTCGCTGTCTGGAATGGCTATTCGCCAACATTTGAATGCACTGAAGGAAGAGGGATTGGTTACGAATGTGGAAGAGGCCCGTCCCATGGGCCGGCCCACCAAGCTGTGGATATTAACACCAGCAGCTAATCGTTTTTTTCCAACCGGATATTCGGATTTATCCATCAGCCTCATTAATTCTATGAAAGAAGCTTTTGGCAATGAAGGGCTGGACAAGCTGCTGGATGTTCGAAATAAAAAGATGCAGGCACAATATCTTCAGCATCTTGGCGATGCATCGGATGTTAGAGAGAAATTGGAGAAGCTGGCCGAGATTCGAACCAATGAAGGTTATATGGCCGAGGTTAAGACGCAGGAGGATGGCAGTCACTTGTTCATCGAGAAACATTGTCCGATCTGTGAAGCTGCTGCTGTATGTACCGGGTTATGCAAGAATGAGCTGCATTTATTTAAAACGGTGCTAGGAGATGATGTTCATATTGAGCGAGGGGAGTACATTTTAGCGGGAGGCAGAAACTGCAGCTACACCGTTAGGCAAAATAAGCCGTGA
- the pstC gene encoding phosphate ABC transporter permease subunit PstC, whose amino-acid sequence MSFCVLLLIVIIISMVYFVASKGVANFVSGEVKVSEFLFGTKWSPEADTPSYGAFPFISGSFLVTLLAALIASPLSICAALFMTEIVPGWGKKLLQPVIELLSGIPSVVYGFVGLSVIVPFLRDTLPGQGIGVAAGALVLSVMILPTITSVAADALASLPQNLKESSFALGATRWQTISRVILPTTFPAIMTGVVLGMARAFGEALAVQMVIGNAPFVPHSLFESASTLTSVITLGMGNTTMGSPQNNALWSMALVLMLMTFVFVLLVRMLERRNKI is encoded by the coding sequence ATGTCCTTTTGCGTGCTGCTGCTCATTGTCATTATTATATCCATGGTCTATTTCGTAGCCTCCAAAGGCGTGGCCAACTTCGTGAGCGGTGAGGTCAAGGTCTCAGAATTCCTGTTCGGCACGAAGTGGTCGCCTGAAGCAGATACACCTTCCTATGGAGCCTTCCCGTTCATCTCGGGTTCCTTCCTGGTCACGCTGCTGGCCGCGCTTATCGCAAGTCCGCTCAGTATCTGCGCTGCGCTCTTCATGACTGAAATTGTGCCGGGCTGGGGTAAAAAGCTGCTGCAGCCGGTCATCGAGCTGCTGTCAGGCATTCCATCTGTTGTCTACGGGTTCGTAGGCTTAAGCGTCATTGTTCCATTTCTGCGGGATACGCTGCCCGGACAGGGCATCGGGGTGGCTGCAGGCGCGCTAGTGCTGTCGGTCATGATTCTGCCGACGATTACCAGCGTGGCTGCAGACGCGCTTGCTTCATTGCCGCAAAACTTGAAAGAATCCTCCTTTGCGCTCGGTGCCACACGCTGGCAGACGATCTCCCGGGTCATTCTCCCGACGACCTTCCCGGCGATTATGACGGGTGTAGTGCTTGGTATGGCCCGCGCCTTCGGCGAAGCTCTTGCCGTGCAGATGGTTATCGGTAACGCGCCGTTCGTGCCACACTCCCTGTTCGAGTCCGCGTCCACCCTTACCAGTGTCATCACGCTGGGCATGGGGAATACCACGATGGGTTCACCGCAGAACAATGCGCTGTGGAGTATGGCGCTGGTGCTGATGCTGATGACCTTCGTATTCGTCCTGCTGGTGAGAATGCTCGAAAGGAGAAATAAAATTTGA
- the pstA gene encoding phosphate ABC transporter permease PstA encodes MKPRTANKIATVVIVTFALLIVAILVSLLGYILIRGMSHISWDFLTSAPQKIRAGGGVGPQLFNSLFLLVLTLIITVPLGLGAGIFMAEYARPGKLTNFIRLVVEVLSSFPSIIVGLFGLLLIVNTFNLGFSLISGALALTFFNLPLMVRITEQAFRTVPKQQKEAGFALGLSKWKIVTSVLLPVALPTIITGTILSAGRVFGEAAALMFTAGMSSPRLDFSNWNPLSPSSPLNPFRPAETLAVHIWKVNSEGLAPDALQIAAGASAVLVLTVLIFNLAARYFGRFIYRKLTASKRMS; translated from the coding sequence TTGAAGCCGAGAACTGCGAATAAAATAGCCACAGTCGTTATCGTTACCTTTGCATTGCTGATCGTAGCCATCCTGGTTAGCTTACTCGGATATATCCTGATCCGCGGCATGAGTCATATTAGCTGGGACTTCCTGACCTCAGCGCCGCAAAAGATCCGCGCAGGCGGAGGCGTCGGGCCGCAGCTGTTCAACTCATTGTTCCTGCTGGTGCTGACCTTGATCATCACCGTGCCGCTGGGGCTGGGTGCCGGAATCTTCATGGCAGAGTATGCCCGTCCCGGCAAGCTGACCAACTTCATCCGTCTGGTCGTGGAGGTATTGTCGTCCTTCCCGTCGATTATCGTGGGTCTGTTCGGTCTCCTGCTGATCGTCAACACCTTCAATCTCGGGTTCTCCCTGATCTCGGGTGCGCTCGCGTTAACCTTCTTCAACCTTCCGCTTATGGTACGTATTACGGAGCAAGCCTTCCGCACGGTGCCTAAGCAGCAGAAGGAAGCAGGCTTCGCGCTTGGATTATCCAAGTGGAAGATTGTCACCTCGGTATTGCTTCCGGTAGCTTTGCCAACTATTATCACCGGCACGATCCTGTCGGCTGGCCGCGTGTTCGGTGAAGCAGCCGCGCTGATGTTCACCGCAGGGATGAGCAGCCCGCGCCTGGACTTCAGCAACTGGAATCCGCTGAGCCCTTCCTCGCCGCTGAACCCGTTCCGTCCGGCGGAGACGCTTGCGGTGCATATCTGGAAGGTCAACAGTGAAGGCCTGGCACCGGATGCACTTCAGATCGCAGCGGGTGCTTCAGCCGTCCTGGTGCTGACCGTATTAATCTTCAATCTGGCGGCCCGTTACTTCGGAAGATTCATCTACCGCAAGCTTACTGCATCCAAGAGAATGAGCTAG
- the queE gene encoding 7-carboxy-7-deazaguanine synthase QueE produces MSRIPVIEMFGPTIQGEGAVIGVKTMFVRTYGCDYRCGWCDSAFTWDGSAKDKVTMLTPQEILSGLLELAGENFNCVTISGGNPALIGEAMGEFISLLHERGIQAAIETQGSRWQDWFHEVDVLTISPKPPSSGMQTDWDKLDEIMNRVADNGKAAHSLKVVVFNQEDYEYARKVHFRHPEVPLFLQPGNDNVTEEGDISGRLLGRLEWLFGLVIADPQMNRARVLPQLHALIWHNKRGK; encoded by the coding sequence ATGAGTAGAATCCCGGTCATTGAAATGTTCGGCCCGACAATCCAGGGGGAAGGGGCGGTCATTGGCGTCAAAACGATGTTCGTCCGCACCTACGGCTGCGACTACCGCTGCGGCTGGTGCGATTCCGCCTTCACCTGGGACGGCTCGGCTAAGGATAAAGTAACGATGCTTACGCCGCAGGAGATCCTCTCCGGGTTGCTGGAGCTGGCCGGGGAGAATTTCAATTGTGTGACCATCTCCGGGGGGAACCCGGCACTGATCGGGGAGGCGATGGGAGAATTCATCTCCCTCCTCCACGAGCGGGGCATCCAGGCGGCGATTGAGACGCAGGGCAGCCGTTGGCAGGACTGGTTCCATGAGGTGGATGTGCTGACGATCAGCCCCAAGCCGCCCAGCTCCGGGATGCAGACGGACTGGGATAAGCTGGATGAAATCATGAATAGAGTCGCTGATAACGGCAAGGCTGCGCATAGCCTGAAGGTGGTTGTTTTTAACCAGGAGGATTATGAGTATGCCCGCAAGGTTCACTTCAGGCACCCTGAGGTCCCGCTGTTCCTGCAGCCGGGCAACGATAACGTCACCGAGGAAGGTGACATCTCAGGCCGTCTGCTGGGGCGGCTGGAATGGCTGTTCGGCCTGGTCATTGCCGATCCGCAGATGAACCGCGCACGGGTGCTGCCGCAGCTGCATGCCCTGATCTGGCATAATAAGCGGGGGAAATAG
- a CDS encoding VanW family protein, which produces MNSVISNMKPIRRSKLRLFAGKRYFTWKRYWKWITASGRLATEQRSEALPYEAASHATPLLRKLRNVDMQLQHNKIVNLRLAVAKLDGLVIQPGESLSYWRRIGKPTRRKGYLDGMVLHYGGFRSGTGGGLCQLSNLIYWMTLHTPLTVTERHRHSYDVFPDEQRTQPFGSGATCAYNYLDLQLRNDTQHAYQLKLHLDETYLHGEWRCEGQQLYRYEIYEDGHRISLEPWGGYIRRNAIRRRVLTLSGELAGDEAVAENHALMMYSPLLHG; this is translated from the coding sequence ATGAATTCGGTAATCAGCAACATGAAGCCCATCCGGCGGTCCAAGCTGCGATTATTTGCAGGCAAGCGGTATTTCACCTGGAAAAGATACTGGAAATGGATCACAGCCAGCGGACGTCTGGCTACAGAACAGCGCAGTGAAGCTCTGCCGTACGAAGCGGCCAGCCATGCTACCCCGCTGCTGCGCAAATTGCGAAATGTGGATATGCAGCTTCAGCACAACAAAATCGTGAACCTGAGGCTCGCGGTGGCGAAGCTGGACGGGCTTGTCATTCAACCGGGCGAGAGCTTATCATATTGGCGCAGGATCGGCAAGCCCACGCGGAGAAAAGGCTACCTGGACGGAATGGTGCTCCATTATGGCGGGTTCCGTTCCGGCACAGGCGGCGGGCTCTGCCAGTTGTCCAATCTCATCTACTGGATGACGCTGCATACGCCGCTGACGGTTACCGAACGGCACCGGCACAGCTATGATGTCTTTCCCGATGAGCAGCGGACCCAGCCTTTTGGCAGCGGGGCTACTTGTGCGTATAATTATCTGGATCTGCAGCTGCGCAATGATACACAGCACGCTTATCAGCTTAAGCTGCATCTGGATGAGACCTATCTACACGGGGAATGGCGCTGTGAGGGACAGCAGCTCTACCGTTATGAGATCTATGAAGACGGCCACCGCATCAGCCTGGAGCCGTGGGGCGGGTATATCCGGCGCAATGCGATCCGTCGTAGGGTGCTTACGCTTAGCGGGGAGCTGGCAGGTGACGAAGCAGTGGCCGAGAACCACGCACTGATGATGTATTCTCCGCTGCTGCACGGATAA
- a CDS encoding TetR/AcrR family transcriptional regulator has translation MARAGLDTHTLVLAAAELADEYGIEEVTLAALAAKLGVRSPSLYNHINGLAGLRTLMAVYGLEQLYEVISEATEGLSGEAAVHAMSQAYIGFTRAHPGLYQTTLKAPEQGDTALEAAGGKILSLIIQVISAFGLEEEGNLHAVRGLRSILHGFSTLEHQGGFGMPLDLNVTLTRLINTYIAGIRCMGSDADSIK, from the coding sequence ATGGCTAGAGCAGGTCTGGACACGCACACGCTGGTGCTGGCTGCCGCAGAGCTGGCGGATGAATACGGGATTGAAGAAGTGACGCTGGCTGCACTTGCCGCGAAGCTGGGTGTCCGTTCCCCGTCACTCTATAATCACATCAACGGGCTTGCTGGGCTGCGTACACTGATGGCGGTATATGGCCTGGAGCAGCTGTATGAGGTCATATCGGAGGCAACGGAGGGGCTAAGCGGAGAGGCTGCAGTACATGCCATGAGTCAGGCTTACATCGGATTCACCAGAGCGCACCCGGGGCTGTACCAGACGACGCTAAAAGCACCCGAACAAGGAGACACCGCTCTGGAAGCGGCGGGAGGGAAGATCCTGTCGCTCATCATCCAGGTGATATCCGCATTCGGCTTGGAGGAGGAAGGCAATCTGCATGCAGTCCGTGGACTGCGGAGTATACTGCACGGATTCTCCACCTTAGAGCACCAGGGCGGATTTGGAATGCCGCTGGACCTGAATGTCACGCTCACCCGGCTGATTAACACCTATATTGCGGGAATCCGCTGTATGGGATCGGACGCAGACAGCATCAAATGA
- a CDS encoding LysR family transcriptional regulator, with product MNLVKLQILVLIEKYKKVTDVAAEMNLKQPTVSFHMKSLESELGASLFQYRSGRVLLTDAGRALYQYAVRIVSLSAEAERTVKQFTSLASGNLELTASDIPASYLVPKLLSQFTQHYDGIDVYLSVLPDDAIRERLRSREIQLAVLHSTEGQDDTFHTQVIAEEETVLVFAPEHPFAGEQELTAQAVAREPWVQHEAASFLRGISDQWAQLNNVRVWNHAVLGSPEAVKGMLYTGRMVGVFSRSGIEGEVSAGRLAYAKLPGILPADGSFVLAWRKDYTLSPLQQAFAGMAADSAIKNGIPGAPV from the coding sequence ATGAACCTTGTAAAGCTGCAAATCTTAGTTCTCATTGAAAAATATAAAAAAGTAACGGATGTAGCCGCCGAGATGAACCTTAAGCAGCCTACCGTCTCCTTCCATATGAAAAGTCTGGAGAGTGAGCTTGGCGCTTCCCTCTTCCAGTACCGGAGCGGCCGGGTCCTGCTGACGGATGCCGGACGCGCCTTGTATCAATATGCGGTCCGCATTGTCTCGCTGAGCGCGGAGGCCGAGCGGACGGTCAAGCAGTTCACCTCGCTCGCCTCGGGGAATCTGGAGCTTACCGCCAGCGATATCCCTGCCAGTTATCTTGTGCCCAAACTGCTGTCCCAATTCACACAGCATTATGACGGGATCGATGTCTATTTGTCCGTGCTGCCGGATGACGCCATCCGGGAACGTCTGCGCAGCCGGGAGATCCAGCTCGCCGTGCTGCACAGTACAGAGGGCCAAGACGATACCTTCCATACGCAAGTGATTGCTGAAGAGGAGACGGTGCTGGTCTTTGCGCCGGAGCATCCCTTTGCGGGGGAGCAGGAGCTGACCGCCCAAGCCGTAGCACGCGAGCCTTGGGTCCAGCATGAAGCCGCCTCCTTCCTGCGCGGAATCTCCGACCAGTGGGCACAGCTTAATAACGTAAGGGTATGGAACCATGCGGTGCTGGGCTCGCCGGAAGCAGTCAAGGGGATGCTCTACACAGGCAGAATGGTGGGCGTGTTCTCCCGCTCCGGGATTGAGGGTGAAGTATCGGCAGGCCGTCTGGCCTACGCCAAGCTGCCGGGAATCCTTCCGGCTGACGGGTCTTTTGTGCTGGCTTGGCGCAAGGACTATACGCTGTCTCCGCTCCAGCAGGCTTTTGCCGGGATGGCGGCGGATTCAGCAATAAAAAACGGTATCCCCGGAGCGCCTGTGTAA
- a CDS encoding phosphate ABC transporter substrate-binding protein PstS family protein, which translates to MQFKKSWIMALTLTSVLALSACGNNGGNKATTNNGGNTPAATNTETSSGAKLSGSVLASGSTALQPLVEQVAEKFMDANAGVDIQVQGGGSGTGLTQVSEKQVDIGNSDVFAEEKLKDAAKAAELVDHQVAVVAIAAVSNPAAGVDSLTKQQLVDIFTGKITNWKEVGGADQAIQIINRPASSGTRATFESFALGTKTEDLKGSIQEDSSGTVKKMIGETPGAIGYLALSYLDDSVKTLNYDGVEPSVDNVVAGKYPVWAYEHMYTNGEPNETVKAFLDYFLTDEVQTGDVIELGYIPASKMQVSRDVAGTVTPK; encoded by the coding sequence ATGCAATTCAAAAAATCGTGGATCATGGCTTTGACACTAACAAGCGTACTGGCACTTTCAGCATGCGGCAACAACGGGGGAAATAAGGCAACAACCAATAACGGAGGGAATACACCGGCTGCTACAAACACAGAAACCAGCAGCGGTGCGAAGCTGAGCGGTTCGGTTCTGGCGTCAGGCTCCACAGCACTTCAGCCGCTCGTAGAGCAGGTAGCTGAGAAATTCATGGATGCGAATGCAGGCGTGGACATTCAGGTTCAGGGCGGCGGCAGCGGAACGGGCTTGACTCAGGTCTCCGAGAAGCAAGTCGATATCGGGAACTCGGACGTATTCGCCGAAGAGAAGCTGAAGGATGCAGCGAAGGCGGCTGAGCTGGTAGATCATCAGGTGGCGGTTGTAGCGATTGCGGCAGTAAGCAACCCGGCGGCAGGCGTAGACAGCTTGACCAAGCAGCAACTGGTAGATATTTTCACAGGTAAAATCACGAACTGGAAAGAGGTCGGCGGTGCAGACCAGGCCATCCAGATCATCAACCGTCCAGCAAGCTCAGGTACCCGTGCTACCTTCGAGAGCTTCGCTCTTGGCACCAAGACCGAGGATCTGAAGGGCTCGATTCAGGAGGATTCCTCCGGTACGGTTAAGAAAATGATCGGCGAAACACCAGGAGCTATCGGTTATTTGGCACTGTCCTACCTGGATGATTCCGTGAAAACATTAAACTATGACGGCGTGGAGCCTTCGGTAGACAACGTAGTGGCCGGTAAATATCCGGTATGGGCTTACGAGCACATGTACACTAACGGTGAACCCAATGAGACTGTAAAAGCCTTCCTGGATTACTTCCTGACGGATGAAGTACAGACTGGCGATGTGATAGAGCTTGGCTACATTCCGGCTTCCAAAATGCAGGTATCGCGTGATGTTGCAGGTACTGTAACACCTAAATAA
- a CDS encoding MBL fold metallo-hydrolase: MRVTREGHLHQLTWLPRIFPVNCYLIEEEQELTLIDAGMSYSLQGILSQAAKLGKPLTRIILTHGHMDHVGALDALKKEVPEAKVYISERDAALLAGDRSLRAGELQTPIKGSVPAKIVTRPDILLHDGDSIGSLTAFSTPGHTPGSMSFQDRRSGALIVGDTFQTFRATAVSGKKVAWFPFPAMATWSPEQALVSAYRLIDLAPSVLAVGHGDLLIAPVEAMKRAASEAEGQFKGGERVHG, translated from the coding sequence ATGAGAGTGACACGAGAAGGCCATTTGCATCAGCTTACGTGGCTGCCGCGTATTTTTCCAGTGAATTGCTATTTGATCGAGGAAGAACAGGAACTTACACTTATTGACGCGGGAATGTCCTACAGTCTGCAAGGTATTCTGAGTCAGGCCGCCAAGCTCGGTAAGCCGCTGACCCGCATCATCCTGACTCATGGCCACATGGATCATGTCGGAGCGCTTGATGCCTTGAAGAAGGAGGTGCCGGAGGCTAAGGTCTATATCTCGGAGCGGGATGCTGCATTGTTGGCTGGTGACCGCTCGCTCAGAGCCGGTGAGCTGCAGACTCCTATTAAGGGCAGTGTACCCGCCAAAATAGTGACCCGCCCCGACATTCTGCTGCATGACGGCGATAGTATCGGCTCGCTGACAGCGTTCAGCACTCCCGGACATACGCCGGGATCGATGTCTTTTCAGGACCGGCGCAGTGGAGCGCTGATCGTTGGTGATACGTTCCAGACCTTCCGGGCCACGGCGGTGTCCGGCAAGAAGGTTGCCTGGTTTCCTTTTCCGGCTATGGCGACTTGGAGCCCCGAACAGGCCTTGGTGAGTGCTTACAGGCTGATTGATCTTGCACCTTCTGTACTCGCGGTAGGACACGGTGATCTGCTTATAGCTCCGGTAGAGGCGATGAAGCGGGCGGCTTCGGAGGCTGAAGGACAGTTTAAGGGAGGAGAGAGGGTACATGGCTAG
- a CDS encoding 6-pyruvoyl trahydropterin synthase family protein: MRGEVAVCKIFTFDAAHQLIGHKGKCSNLHGHTYRLEVVLKGVPSVQEGQSDEGFVIDFSDIKAAVQEVVVGRLDHAFLAMGNEPVLETLKATGSKVALLSFRSTAENLSAYIAYELKQAALPVYSVKLWETPTSWAEVLAADIPKEGPAYRLYGGCDDE; encoded by the coding sequence ATGCGGGGCGAAGTAGCCGTCTGCAAAATATTCACCTTCGACGCTGCCCATCAGCTGATCGGACACAAGGGGAAATGCAGTAATCTGCACGGGCATACCTACAGGCTTGAGGTAGTGCTGAAAGGTGTGCCGTCCGTTCAGGAAGGACAGTCGGATGAGGGGTTCGTCATCGATTTCAGCGATATTAAGGCGGCTGTGCAGGAGGTGGTGGTTGGGCGTCTGGATCATGCTTTTCTGGCGATGGGCAATGAGCCTGTGCTGGAGACGCTGAAGGCGACCGGCTCGAAGGTAGCGCTGCTCTCCTTCCGCTCCACCGCGGAGAATCTGTCTGCCTACATTGCCTATGAGCTGAAGCAAGCGGCGTTGCCGGTGTATTCAGTCAAGCTATGGGAGACTCCGACCTCCTGGGCTGAGGTGCTGGCAGCAGATATTCCCAAGGAGGGACCGGCTTACCGGCTGTATGGAGGCTGCGATGATGAGTAG
- the pstB gene encoding phosphate ABC transporter ATP-binding protein PstB, with the protein MGIAEPVVRESFQTEDLSIYYGTYEAVKGISLPFAQNTVTALIGPSGCGKSTFLRSLNRMNDDISGSTTKGSIWIDGVDINATGTDVIKLRQKIGMVWQKPNPFYKSIYDNIAFGPKYHGIKGKQALDEIVESSLRRAALWDEVKDRLKDSALALSGGQQQRLCIARALSVNPQILLLDEPASALDPVSTGKVEELIKELKEELRIVIVTHNMQQAARISDYTAYFYLGSLVEYDKTEKVFTNPENQMTQEYIMGRFG; encoded by the coding sequence ATGGGAATCGCAGAGCCAGTCGTACGCGAATCATTTCAAACGGAGGATCTGAGTATTTATTATGGCACGTATGAGGCGGTGAAGGGGATCAGCCTTCCTTTTGCCCAGAATACGGTAACCGCATTGATCGGCCCGTCGGGCTGCGGGAAATCAACCTTTCTCCGTTCACTGAACCGGATGAATGACGATATTTCCGGCTCTACGACCAAGGGGAGCATCTGGATTGACGGTGTCGATATCAATGCTACAGGCACGGATGTAATCAAGCTGCGGCAAAAGATCGGCATGGTCTGGCAGAAGCCCAATCCGTTCTACAAATCGATCTACGATAATATCGCCTTCGGCCCGAAATATCATGGCATCAAGGGCAAGCAGGCGCTGGATGAAATCGTCGAGAGCAGTCTGCGCCGCGCCGCCCTGTGGGACGAGGTCAAAGACCGCTTGAAGGATTCCGCGCTGGCGTTGTCCGGCGGACAGCAGCAGCGTCTGTGTATCGCGCGGGCGCTGTCGGTCAACCCGCAGATCCTGCTGCTTGATGAGCCGGCTTCGGCCCTTGACCCGGTATCAACCGGTAAGGTGGAGGAGCTGATCAAGGAGCTGAAGGAAGAGCTGCGCATCGTGATCGTCACCCATAACATGCAGCAGGCCGCGCGGATCTCGGATTATACCGCCTACTTCTATCTCGGCTCCCTGGTGGAATACGACAAGACCGAGAAGGTCTTCACGAACCCCGAGAACCAGATGACGCAGGAGTACATTATGGGCCGGTTTGGCTGA